The Panacibacter microcysteis genome includes a window with the following:
- a CDS encoding glutaminyl-peptide cyclotransferase, with protein MWRLKKRQKAFSSYHFFSDYLFTFAAIMIKMYKYVFPAILILTLAACGNNDQNAGNETVEDNNNPAPPAIAYNIVKVYPHDTSSYTEGLVWYNNEMYESAGNYKESRLFKNDLATGKTTKSVKLPDDFFGEGIAILNNKIYQLTYRENKVLVYDLKTFQKIKEMQWPHEGWGMTTDGTHLLISTGSSNIYFVNPDDFKIVKMIGVTDNYGPVGSINELELVNNVLYANIWQTQYIYKIDPESGRVLGKMDLTGLLAKSGIAYNPALYDNTTDNVLNGIAYDSVKNSLYITGKKWPATFEVKLN; from the coding sequence ATGTGGCGGTTAAAGAAAAGGCAAAAAGCTTTTTCATCTTACCATTTTTTTAGTGATTACCTTTTTACTTTTGCTGCCATCATGATCAAAATGTACAAATACGTTTTTCCTGCAATACTCATACTCACACTTGCCGCCTGTGGCAATAATGATCAAAATGCCGGCAACGAAACGGTTGAAGACAATAACAATCCTGCACCACCTGCCATTGCCTACAATATTGTAAAAGTGTATCCGCACGATACCAGTTCGTATACCGAAGGCCTCGTTTGGTACAACAATGAAATGTATGAAAGTGCAGGCAATTACAAAGAAAGCAGGTTGTTTAAAAATGACCTTGCTACCGGAAAAACAACCAAAAGTGTAAAACTGCCTGATGATTTTTTTGGTGAAGGCATTGCTATACTGAATAATAAAATTTACCAGCTTACCTATCGCGAAAACAAAGTGCTGGTGTACGATCTTAAAACATTTCAGAAGATCAAAGAAATGCAGTGGCCGCACGAAGGCTGGGGCATGACAACCGATGGCACACACCTGCTCATCAGCACCGGCAGCAGCAATATTTATTTTGTAAACCCTGACGATTTTAAGATTGTAAAAATGATCGGCGTTACAGATAATTACGGCCCTGTTGGCAGCATTAATGAACTGGAACTGGTAAACAATGTACTTTATGCAAACATCTGGCAAACACAATACATCTATAAGATAGATCCGGAGAGCGGCAGGGTGCTGGGCAAAATGGACCTTACCGGGCTGCTGGCCAAAAGCGGTATTGCCTACAATCCTGCGTTGTACGACAATACAACAGACAATGTACTCAATGGCATTGCGTACGATTCTGTAAAGAACAGCCTGTACATAACAGGTAAAAAATGGCCGGCCACCTTCGAGGTTAAACTGAACTAA
- a CDS encoding nucleoside permease, which translates to MSIKFRLTLMNFLQFFIWGSWLISLNVYLDKSLHFTGGQIGSIYATMGIASLFMPAIMGIIADKWINTERVFGICHIISGFLLYKATTVTDYESVYLYMLLNTMFYMPTIALNNTVSYEVLEQKQLTAVKDFPPIRVWGTVGFIIAMWMVDLLGLTNSALQLYISAGASLLLGVYAFTMPKCTPKQSKEKRTIVSMLGLDAFVLFRQQKMLVFFVFAMFLGAALQITNTFGGAFLTDFGSQPQYANSFAVQHPSILISISQISETLFILAIPFFLQRFGIKKVMLMSIVAWVLRFGLFALGDPGTGLPLLILSMIVYGMAFDFFNISGSLFVEKETSIKIRASAQGLFMVMTNGIGAYLGGVISGWIVDYFTVNGAKDWQSIWLSFAAYALVLGIIFPVVFRYRHTPAAGKIGKAKAVDITPH; encoded by the coding sequence ATGAGTATTAAGTTTCGCCTCACCCTCATGAATTTTTTGCAATTCTTCATTTGGGGTTCCTGGTTAATCTCCCTCAATGTTTACCTCGATAAATCATTACACTTCACCGGCGGACAAATAGGAAGCATTTACGCAACCATGGGCATTGCTTCATTGTTTATGCCCGCCATTATGGGCATTATTGCAGATAAATGGATCAATACAGAGCGGGTGTTTGGCATCTGTCACATCATCAGCGGCTTTTTGCTGTATAAGGCTACAACGGTTACAGACTACGAAAGCGTTTACCTGTATATGTTGCTGAACACGATGTTTTACATGCCCACGATTGCCCTCAATAATACCGTGTCTTACGAAGTGCTGGAGCAAAAACAGTTAACGGCTGTAAAAGATTTTCCGCCCATACGTGTATGGGGTACTGTGGGTTTCATCATTGCTATGTGGATGGTTGACCTGCTGGGGCTCACCAACAGCGCATTGCAGTTGTACATCAGTGCCGGCGCATCTTTGTTACTGGGCGTATATGCTTTCACTATGCCAAAATGCACACCCAAACAATCGAAAGAAAAACGCACCATTGTATCTATGCTCGGCCTCGATGCATTTGTGTTGTTCAGGCAGCAGAAGATGCTCGTGTTTTTTGTGTTCGCCATGTTCCTTGGTGCAGCGTTGCAGATTACGAATACTTTTGGAGGCGCATTTCTTACAGACTTTGGCAGCCAGCCGCAGTATGCCAATTCATTTGCGGTACAGCACCCCAGTATACTCATCTCTATTTCCCAGATTTCTGAAACGCTGTTTATACTGGCTATACCGTTTTTCCTGCAGCGTTTTGGTATAAAGAAAGTAATGCTCATGAGCATAGTTGCATGGGTACTCCGTTTTGGATTATTTGCTTTGGGAGACCCCGGCACAGGCCTGCCCCTGCTCATTCTCTCGATGATTGTTTATGGTATGGCTTTCGACTTCTTCAATATTTCCGGTTCATTGTTCGTAGAGAAAGAAACCAGTATTAAAATACGGGCCAGCGCACAGGGTTTATTTATGGTTATGACGAACGGCATTGGCGCCTACCTCGGTGGCGTTATCAGCGGCTGGATCGTTGATTATTTTACGGTAAACGGCGCAAAAGACTGGCAAAGCATCTGGCTGAGCTTTGCCGCGTATGCACTGGTGCTGGGCATCATATTCCCGGTGGTTTTCAGGTACAGGCACACTCCTGCTGCAGGTAAGATCGGTAAAGCCAAGGCTGTAGACATAACACCGCATTAG
- the gcvP gene encoding aminomethyl-transferring glycine dehydrogenase: MSLFKKQAAEFKQRHIGPGAADTKAMLETIGVASLEELINKTVPQAIRMQHALQLPEAISEHEYLKLIKEMSLKNKTFKNYIGQGYYDTITPSVILRNIFENPGWYTQYTPYQAEISQGRLESLLNFQTMVSDLTGLPIANASLLDEATAAAEAMAMIFHHVNKTDRIDRPKFFVDEHVFPQTKDVLLTRGTPIGVELVYGDYATALIDTSYCGAIVQYPNDKGSIEDYRSFINKVHDAGGHVVMATDLLALTLLTPPGELGADVAIGSAQRFGVPLGFGGPHAAFFSTKDEFKRNMPGRIIGVSIDAQGNRALRMALQTREQHIKREKATSNICTAQALLANMAAMYAVFHGPQGLKDMAERIAMLTQTVAESIEERGFELFSDNYFDTITVKVDDANAIKEKATRQQINLRYISNNQVGISIDETTTVDDLYDLINCFENDVDPVAFDIEEDDEPRHIPMVLARQSAYLTHPVFNIHRSESQVMRYIKQLENKDLSLNTSMISLGSCTMKLNAASEMIPLSWSHWAKMHPFAPAEQTLGYQQMIKELGDYLCEITAFDACSLQPNSGAQGEYAGLLTIKAYHESRGDHHRNVMLIPISAHGTNPASAVMVGMKVVVVKALENGYIDVEDLKAKAALHATNLAGIMITYPSTYGVYEETVKDITRIVHEYGGQVYMDGANMNAQVGLTAPGLIGADVCHLNLHKTFAIPHGGGGPGMGPICCAKHLAPFLPGHVSEQSSNAVSAAPYGSASILLISYGYIRMLGATGVKAATEYAILNANYMRARLEAHYDILYTNHNGECAHEFIVDLRPFKKTAEVEAEDVAKRLMDYGFHAPTMSFPVPGTIMIEPTESEDKAELDRFCDALISIRNEIKAIEEGADKKDNALKNAPHTQAVICANEWNHSYTREQAAFPLYYVTLNKFWPSVARVNNTHGDRNLICTCEPVSSYAEEEA; the protein is encoded by the coding sequence ATGAGTTTATTCAAAAAACAAGCGGCGGAGTTTAAGCAGCGCCATATAGGGCCGGGCGCAGCAGATACTAAAGCAATGCTGGAAACCATTGGCGTTGCAAGCCTGGAAGAACTGATCAATAAAACAGTTCCGCAGGCCATACGCATGCAGCATGCGCTACAATTACCTGAAGCCATTAGTGAGCATGAATACCTGAAACTCATTAAGGAAATGAGTTTAAAGAATAAGACTTTTAAAAATTATATCGGGCAGGGTTATTACGATACCATTACCCCGTCTGTTATTTTGCGTAACATTTTTGAAAACCCGGGATGGTACACGCAATACACACCATACCAGGCAGAGATATCGCAGGGGCGCCTGGAAAGTTTGCTGAACTTCCAGACAATGGTAAGTGACCTTACAGGGTTACCGATAGCCAACGCCTCTTTGCTGGATGAAGCAACGGCCGCAGCAGAAGCAATGGCCATGATCTTTCACCATGTAAACAAAACCGATAGAATCGACAGGCCGAAGTTCTTCGTGGATGAACATGTGTTCCCGCAAACAAAAGATGTATTGCTTACACGCGGCACACCCATAGGTGTTGAACTGGTATATGGCGATTATGCCACCGCGCTTATTGACACCAGCTATTGCGGTGCCATTGTGCAATACCCGAACGATAAAGGTTCAATAGAAGATTATCGTTCTTTTATAAACAAAGTACATGATGCCGGCGGCCATGTAGTGATGGCTACTGACCTGCTGGCGCTGACACTCCTTACCCCTCCCGGCGAATTAGGTGCCGACGTAGCCATCGGCTCTGCACAGCGTTTTGGTGTACCACTGGGTTTTGGTGGTCCGCATGCGGCATTCTTCTCCACCAAAGACGAATTTAAGCGCAATATGCCCGGCCGTATTATAGGCGTAAGCATAGATGCGCAGGGTAACCGCGCATTGCGTATGGCGCTGCAAACAAGGGAACAGCACATTAAACGGGAAAAGGCTACATCTAATATTTGTACGGCACAGGCATTACTGGCAAACATGGCAGCTATGTATGCAGTGTTTCATGGCCCGCAGGGTTTAAAAGATATGGCAGAACGTATTGCCATGCTTACACAAACCGTTGCAGAATCAATTGAAGAAAGAGGTTTTGAACTTTTCAGCGATAACTATTTTGATACGATTACGGTAAAGGTGGATGATGCAAATGCCATTAAGGAAAAAGCAACCCGCCAGCAGATCAACCTGCGTTATATCAGTAACAACCAGGTGGGTATTTCAATAGACGAGACCACAACAGTAGATGATCTTTACGACCTCATCAACTGTTTTGAGAACGATGTTGACCCTGTGGCATTCGATATAGAAGAAGATGATGAGCCGCGCCATATACCAATGGTACTTGCCCGGCAGTCTGCTTATTTAACGCACCCTGTTTTCAATATTCACAGAAGTGAAAGCCAGGTAATGCGCTACATCAAACAACTGGAAAACAAAGACCTTTCGCTGAATACTTCCATGATCTCGCTGGGCTCGTGCACCATGAAGCTGAATGCAGCCAGTGAAATGATACCATTAAGCTGGAGCCATTGGGCAAAAATGCACCCTTTTGCGCCGGCAGAGCAAACACTGGGTTACCAGCAGATGATCAAAGAACTGGGCGACTACCTCTGCGAGATCACTGCATTTGATGCATGCAGCCTGCAACCCAACAGTGGTGCACAGGGCGAGTATGCCGGTTTGCTTACCATTAAAGCATACCATGAAAGCCGTGGGGATCATCACCGCAACGTAATGCTTATTCCAATCTCTGCACATGGCACCAACCCCGCAAGCGCAGTAATGGTGGGCATGAAGGTAGTAGTGGTAAAAGCTTTGGAAAATGGTTATATAGACGTAGAAGACCTGAAGGCAAAAGCTGCATTGCATGCTACCAACCTGGCAGGCATTATGATCACCTACCCAAGTACATATGGTGTATATGAAGAAACCGTAAAAGACATTACACGAATTGTACACGAGTATGGCGGGCAGGTATATATGGACGGCGCCAATATGAACGCACAGGTGGGCCTCACTGCACCTGGTTTAATCGGCGCCGATGTTTGTCACCTCAACCTCCACAAAACATTTGCTATTCCACATGGTGGCGGCGGGCCTGGTATGGGCCCAATCTGTTGTGCAAAACATCTTGCGCCATTTTTACCCGGGCATGTAAGCGAGCAGTCATCCAATGCAGTAAGTGCTGCACCATATGGCTCTGCCTCTATCTTACTCATTTCTTATGGTTATATACGTATGCTTGGCGCCACAGGTGTAAAGGCTGCTACAGAATATGCCATACTCAATGCAAATTATATGCGTGCAAGGCTGGAAGCACACTACGACATACTTTATACCAACCACAACGGCGAATGCGCACATGAGTTTATCGTAGACCTGCGCCCATTCAAGAAAACTGCAGAAGTAGAAGCAGAAGACGTTGCAAAGCGTTTGATGGATTATGGTTTTCATGCGCCAACCATGAGTTTCCCTGTACCCGGTACAATTATGATCGAGCCAACAGAGAGCGAGGACAAGGCCGAGCTGGATCGCTTTTGCGATGCACTCATCAGCATACGCAACGAGATAAAAGCAATAGAAGAAGGCGCGGATAAAAAAGACAACGCATTGAAAAACGCACCACACACACAGGCTGTTATCTGCGCAAATGAATGGAACCATTCTTACACGAGAGAGCAGGCTGCCTTCCCGCTGTATTATGTAACGCTCAATAAATTCTGGCCATCGGTAGCAAGGGTAAACAATACGCATGGTGACAGAAACCTCATTTGCACCTGCGAGCCTGTTAGCAGCTATGCAGAAGAAGAAGCGTGA